The Humulus lupulus chromosome 4, drHumLupu1.1, whole genome shotgun sequence genome has a window encoding:
- the LOC133831326 gene encoding uncharacterized protein LOC133831326 has translation MNWSVFNSSWWRNHETKKTLYLLFLGQVVSFTLALMSFTSSLIATLGVDAPLTQSLFVYLSLGLVYGSILLYRRQGLRVSWYWYFLLGLVDVQGNYFVNKAYQFSSITSVQLLDCGTIAWAIVLTWIFLGTRYSLWQLFGAAICVVGLVLVLFSDSGVGGGGGSRPLLGDTLVIVGTLFFAMSNVGEEFCVKKKDRVEVVSMIGVYGFLVTICEIPFIELKSLESVSWSTNIVLAFVGYALAGFMFYTVAPYVLKLSGATMFNLSILTADMWAVIFRIFFYHQQVNWLYFLSFAVVAIGLIIYSLTERDPDPLPSMENGNADVQYQVLADENVVTRNESLAA, from the exons ATGAACTGGTCTGTGTTTAACAGCAGCTGGTGGAGAAACCATGAAACTAAAAAAACCTTGTACCTCTTGTTCTTGGGTCAGGTGGTCTCCTTCACTTTAGCTCTTATGAGTTTCACTTCATCTCTGATTGCCACTTTAG GCGTGGATGCGCCTCTAACACAGAGCCTTTTTGTTTACTTGAGTTTGGGCTTGGTTTATGGAAGCATCTTGCTGTATAGGCGCCAGGGGTTACGG GTCTCTTGGTATTGGTATTTCCTATTGGGGCTTGTTGATGTTCAAGGGAATTATTTTG TTAACAAAGCATACCAATTCTCATCAATTACTAGCGTGCAATTATTGGACTGTGGAACTATAGCATGGGCCATAGTTTTAACATGGATCTTCCTAGGCACTCGATATTCCTTATGGCAACTCTTTGGTGCAGCCATATGTGTGGTGGGTCTTGTTTTGGTGCTCTTCTCTGATTCAGGAGTGGGTGGTGGAG GTGGCTCAAGACCTCTACTTGGCGACACACTTGTCATTGTGGGGACTCTTTTCTTTGCTATGAGCAATGTTGGGGAG GAATTTTGTGTAAAGAAGAAAGATCGTGTTGAAGTAGTTTCCATGATTGGTGTCTATGGATTTCTAGTGACTATTTGTGAGAT ACCTTTTATAGAGCTGAAGAGTTTGGAGTCAGTCAGCTGGTCCACGAATATT GTATTGGCTTTTGTTGGCTATGCTCTTGCTGGCTTTATGTTCTACACAGTCGCTCCCTATGTTCTCAAG CTAAGTGGTGCTACAATGTTCAACCTCTCAATTCTCACTGCCGACATGTGGGCAGTTATTTTTCGCATCTTTTTCTATCATCAACAG GTCAATTGGTTATACTTTCTATCTTTTGCAGTTGTAGCTATTGGGCTCATCATATACTCATTAAC TGAAAGGGACCCTGATCCTTTACCTTCTATGGAGAATGGAAATGCTGATGTTCAGTACCAAGTACTTGCCGATGAAAATGTTGTCACCAGGAATGAGTCTTTGGCTGCATGA